The genomic segment aaagcttGGTCTCAAATAGGTTGTGTTCATATGAGGTGGTACTgtaatatcttggagatatacaaagcagtctatcatagccacttcattgaatcatgctgagataatagttattcatgaagctagccgagaatgtgtatggttgaggtccatgatacatctcattcgagaaaaatgtggtgtgaaatatgacaatctacccacaattttatacggagataatacaacatgcatagcacatcttaatggaggattcatcaaagaagatagaacgaagcacacttcatcaaagtttttctatacacatgagctacaaaaaaaatgatgatattaacgtgtaACAGATTTGTTCAAATGACAATgtggctaatttattcaccaagttttctccaattgcaactttcaagaagaggatgcacaagatcgggatgcaaaggctcaaggatgttctcattagagggagtaaatacgcgttgtactttttttctcttacgaggttttgtcccacggGTTTTCcctgtaaggtttttaatgaggcagcctatatgcgtattgttcgagatgtgtactctttttccttcactagattttttttctcactgggttttttctagtaaggttttaacgaggcacattatctatcaattagacattcatgGGGgaatgttataaatgtaccatatatagtgaatgtcaactttatcatatatagtgaatacctactttaccatatattatgtatgtctatttatggaaaagttacaaatcCCTAAGttagttttctcctataaataaatgagttttgcttcattgtaattcatccctcaagaaaaataagaattactctctattctctctctactcttcttctttgatctttattattttataacaggctcaatagttttacttttttttgttggATCATTTGTGAGCAAAAATCAGTTGTCTTTGTCTTATTGGTGCATTTACTAAGTTACCCGTGTGTAGACTCCACACATTCCAATTTTTCTATGATTTTCTGAAAAGATGCTTAACAGCTACACTTTATGAGAGGTTCAATGATTCAATATGAACATGATCTAATTGAGGTGTCAACAcagaaaaattcaataaattcagGAATTTGTGTATGTATTCCGCCTTTTTTGCTTTAACATCCTCACACAAGATACACTACAACTAAAGGATTTTAACGGCAATAAATATGTACTTTAACAAAGAATGTAAAACTTATTTTAACGGCAATAAATATGTACTTTAACAAAGAATGTAAAACTTATACTAGCAGTAGATAATTGTCATCAGATCTGTCGCTATATTCATTCCGTCGTTCATCTTTGCAAAGAAGTCAGGCGAAAATTCTATAAAAATCTATTTGGCGTTGCCCCGTATGAATAAAACCAATCactcaaattaatttttgaattttatagagCCATAATTTTCATGTGACTTTAGGACTAATCAATAAAGATACAGTATATTTATACCTTTTTATGAACGCGTTTATCATAGCATAAGAATTCAGAATAGAAAGTTCTGGTACTGTGATCACTATCTTGCATCAAATATTTAGCTGCAATAATGTTTGGACCATACAGAACAAGGAGCACTCTTCTGCTCACCTTCTCTCTCGATTTACAGTTTCTACTAAATATAGAGGAAGACTGACTGAACATTCCATACACTAAATTATGGATAAAACCGCCATTTGGAGGACTAAAATTGCATCAATATTGAAAACATGGGGAACTATGCTTCATGTGAAAATACAAGGACAACTTTGAGTCTTAACCCAAAGACAAGGGACTATTTTGGGCCTTTTGCTCATTGAAGATgactgaaactaaaaaaaaaataaaaaaataaactggCTGGGGCATTGGCCTTAAAAAGTTCGAGAGTGATATATCTTGTAACACGCTCCGTGtggcattttttttttgtaagaagTCCGTATAACTTCAAGAACAAGGGGAAAATTACAAGGTGAAAAATCGAACATTCACTGACATAGAAAGTTCAGTCACTCCTGAGCTATTAAAATTCCCCCATAATTTCACAGTTTACCAATTTAAAGTTTAGTATCTGCAATAGCTACTTGTAAATATCGTTCAAATGACCCGATAGTGTAAATGAGGATGAACAAAGTTGTTGCATTGAGGAGTGCGAACTAGAAAGAACTAAATACACAAACAAATTTGATAAAcgccaaaatcaataaaaacctTGAAAAGTCATGAATTACCAACACCTGTTTACAATCTGAAGCTGTATTTCAATGAACATTGCCATTGAGCAATTTGTTAGCAGAATTACACTTTGGATAGTTGCTCATTAAATTACAGCTACGCCACacagaaaaacaacaaaaagcaGAAAACTCAACAAAGAGGATTTACATACAAAAAGACAAAAAGGACCAGCAAAACTAAACTCCCAATTTCAGCCAAGTACCTAATTCTTACCTTTCCAATCAATCTTCCATAGCTTTATCTACAACTACTATAAACTTTTTGTATTCATCAAACTCCTTCCTATGTCCCAGTACTGCAGAATGATCCTCTGGTGCATGTGTTGATCCAATAATAAGGGAAAACGGATCAatgttcttttaattttcttttaagagGAGGGGTTAGATGGGGTTGAATGTGTGAGACATACATTAGGAGCAAAAAACGTAATTATAGGAGCATTTCTGGGCGGAACACATAATGAAAGGTAAAATTAACTCATTTTGAATAATTCAGGGAATATTTAGcccaattatatatatacaaacataacatGTTTTACACTTTTAAGAGCAATAATACCAATTATAACTTGTTACAATTTCACAGTTTACCAATTTTACCTCTAAATAAGTATCCTTCAAATTACCTGATAGGGTAAATGTGGATGAACAAAGGGAGCTGTTGCAATGAGGTGTGTATTTTACAGGGAGGGAGGGGTGCTACTGAATAAAGTGATAGAAACTAGAAAGAAttaaataaaccaaaaaataaatttgataataCAACATCTTAAAGGTTGTTTCTGAGAAACCCTCGGCTCAAGCAAAGCACACCAAAGTAGTAATGGAACAACGGTGAAGAAAAAACATGACAAATAATATGAACGCAGTGCGGAGCATATACACAAAGAACCGTAAGATCTAACAAGATGCAACCACTTAGACATAGTAAAGAACAGATGATAACAAATTTGATAacaccaaaatcaataaaaacctTGAGAAGTTATGAACtactaacacttgcttctcccaATCTGAAGCTGCATTTTAATGAACATACCAATGAGCAATTAGTTAGCAGAACTACACTTTGGATAGTTGATCATTAAATTACAGCTACACAacagaacaacaacaaaaagcaCAAAACTTAACAAAGAGGATTTACATACCAACAAAACTAAACTCCCAAAGTACCTAGTTCTTACCCTTACCATCTTCCATGGCTTTATCTACAACTACTATGAACTTTTTGTACTCATCAAATTCCTTCTTGTGTTCCAGCACTGCAGGATTATCCTCTGGTGCCACTGGTCTCCTACTCCCTAATATAGTCCACACAATCACCACAAAAAATGCCCCTAACGCACCACATCCTGTAGCCAAAAGCAATGCACCAAGAATTCTCAAAGCACAATCACTTCTGCTTTGTACTTTCATCTCATCTTTTTTCACTTCAAATGCTTGTGGATCCAATGGCTCTGAATGCATCCATTGAGGTGTAGTCCTTGTCTTAAAGTTCCATGAATAGATATTGCATTTCTGAGTTGAATTCCCACTTGATGAACTTAACCCCACAAACAACTCATCCTCTTTCCACATCTCAGACATGTCAACGGGACAAGAAAGCAATGGATCAACTGGCCTAATCTCACCTAATTTGCTCAACCTGATTTCCAATCTCTTTGAACTTGCTTCATAATCAATCCAAGATTGTAACTTTTCACCACTATTCAACAACCCCAACTTAATATCACTAACATTACTCACTTTCACAGACACAAAACTGCTCAAATCAACACCAACATGATTCCCATTCAAATCACCATATTTCTCATCCATAAATGTATCAAATTCTACAGCAAAAAACTTCATTTTTCTACCACCCAATAACCCAAACAAACCACCATCAAACACATCAAATGGATATCCAATAGGTACCATCATAAAAGTAAATCCATCCCCATTTTCTCTTGACAATGAAAACACAAAATGCATTGAAAAAGACACCATTTTTCTTGGACTTCTCTCAACAACCTTAAAGGGTGTCTTATTCAAGATTCTTCCAGCACTAAAACCAACTGAACCACTCATTTGTATACCGCCATTAACAACCTTAGCATCACCAAAAAGGGACAATTTAGActcaaagtttgaatctttaacgaAATCCCCAAACTCAAATGACAAATTTTGTTCCACAGATTGGATTTTTCTGATGTAAAAACAGAATAGAAATACCAGTACAAGGTACCTGAAGGCTGAAAAAGTACTCATTCTTGATCTTGGTTAAGCTTGAGCTAGAgaagttgtaaatttaatttttttaaaacttttttttagttGGGACTTATCAAGATTtctttttgaatgaacccatatATAGGAAATTACAAGAAAGAtgatatttttatatactttgaGGGTATTTATCTTAAAGAATTTCTAGGGTTTGAGTTGAGTTTACTGAGAAAGGAGGAAGAGAATTGCTTGGGGAAATGGGAAATAGAGAGTGGTGGTGATTGGGGGTTGGGGTAGCGGGGGTGGTATGTTGGGTTTGGAGGTTGTGAAAATTAATGTACGAGTTTTACTCTTTTCTGCAACACTTCTGGTTCACTTTTCTTTTTAAGTGGTTGGTCGCTGAGGGAATATAAAATGAGATTCTTTATTATAATGTCCTCTTCTTTCTTGTATTATCATATCTAGTCCCTCTATGTTGTTGATTTTAGTTTGTATAAACAcaatcttttttagaaaaaagacatCGTTTTTATTCTAAACTATACTCGAAAAATATAAGACACACATAAATTATTGGAGTGACCTAATACACACTAAActtcttaaaattaaaattttttacccCCTAAATCTGACgtgaaaaaaacataattatttaaattaaaaagagcgcgtctaaataaaaaaataacaaaaaaaataattaaaaattccccttccccacccccaaacatcttcttcttcatcatcccccacccccaaacattttcttcatcacccccacctcCTAAACTCCAACCCCAACCCAACCAACACATCTTCTTCATCACTCACCATCACTAAACTCCAACTCCAACCCCACCCCCAAATAACGAGAATTTTTCACACTCCGATCCGCCGACCCAATcgaatcaatgtcaatttcacCTCTAACCACCAATTTTTCTCACAATACTATTGATTAGTCATCTAATTCGTCACCATTATTGTTTTAGctaacaaattttaaatttttaatatttttttatagatttattcCAAATCACTAATTTCGAACTAAGCTTAA from the Capsicum annuum cultivar UCD-10X-F1 chromosome 9, UCD10Xv1.1, whole genome shotgun sequence genome contains:
- the LOC107842803 gene encoding L-type lectin-domain containing receptor kinase VIII.2; translated protein: MSTFSAFRYLVLVFLFCFYIRKIQSVEQNLSFEFGDFVKDSNFESKLSLFGDAKVVNGGIQMSGSVGFSAGRILNKTPFKVVERSPRKMVSFSMHFVFSLSRENGDGFTFMMVPIGYPFDVFDGGLFGLLGGRKMKFFAVEFDTFMDEKYGDLNGNHVGVDLSSFVSVKVSNVSDIKLGLLNSGEKLQSWIDYEASSKRLEIRLSKLGEIRPVDPLLSCPVDMSEMWKEDELFVGLSSSSGNSTQKCNIYSWNFKTRTTPQWMHSEPLDPQAFEVKKDEMKVQSRSDCALRILGALLLATGCGALGAFFVVIVWTILGSRRPVAPEDNPAVLEHKKEFDEYKKFIVVVDKAMEDGKGKN